DNA from candidate division KSB1 bacterium:
TTTTAATTGCTTTACGCATGAAAGGTGAAAGCATTGAGGAAATCACCGGTTTTGTGGATACCATGGAAAAGCATATGGTAAAGGTAGATTTGCAGGATGGAGATGCAATCGATGTATGCGGCACGGGCGGTGATGCGAAGAACTCATTTAATGTCTCAACCACAGTGGCTATTATCGCAGCAGCTGCCGGAGTAACAGTGGCAAAACACGGCAACCGTGCGGTATCCAGTCAATGTGGATCTACGGATGTCCTGGAAGCGCTTGGTGTTAAAATCGATTTGGGTCCTGATCAAATTAAAAAAAGTATTGATGAAATCAAAATAGGCTTTTTCTTCGCTCCAATGTATCACCCGGCGATGAAGGCCGTAGTGCCCCATCGAAAAAACCTCGGTTTACGGACCGTATTCAATATGTTAGGACCGCTGTTAAATCCTGCCAGGGTTAAGCGCCAACTAATTGGTGTGTTTGACCATGAAACCTCGAGTAAACTTGCCGGTGTTGCAAAAGCTAAAAATTACAAAAAAGTATGTACGGTCCACAGCGCGGATGGGTATGATGAACTCTCTCCGTTTGCTGAAAACTATATTTGTGAATTCTCGGAAAGTTCGGATGAAATTAAAAAATATAATTATTCTTACCAATCTTCGTTTCAAACTTCGGATTTGGCAATCGGAGCTGAGCCGAATGTGAATGCAAAGATCATCAAGTCCGTTCTTTCAGGCGAAAAGAATGCGAATCGGGAAATGGCCGTAATCAATGCTGGCTTTGCCCTTTATGTGTCAGATAAAGTGAATACGGTAGAAGATGGTATTCGATTGGCACAAGATACATTAGATAATGGACTGGCAAGGAAAAAATTAAAAGAATTAGTCGAAG
Protein-coding regions in this window:
- the trpD gene encoding anthranilate phosphoribosyltransferase, with protein sequence MPILKQTIEKLLDCQNLTREEAAWALDAIVAEEVTGTEIGAFLIALRMKGESIEEITGFVDTMEKHMVKVDLQDGDAIDVCGTGGDAKNSFNVSTTVAIIAAAAGVTVAKHGNRAVSSQCGSTDVLEALGVKIDLGPDQIKKSIDEIKIGFFFAPMYHPAMKAVVPHRKNLGLRTVFNMLGPLLNPARVKRQLIGVFDHETSSKLAGVAKAKNYKKVCTVHSADGYDELSPFAENYICEFSESSDEIKKYNYSYQSSFQTSDLAIGAEPNVNAKIIKSVLSGEKNANREMAVINAGFALYVSDKVNTVEDGIRLAQDTLDNGLARKKLKELVEVSNSFS